In a single window of the Bufo bufo chromosome 5, aBufBuf1.1, whole genome shotgun sequence genome:
- the GGCT gene encoding gamma-glutamylcyclotransferase — MERTSTAGLQPGLGTFYYFAYGSNLLRERILLDNPSASFHSVAMLKDFKLAFGNHKGNLNSRWHGGAATVVESEGDKVWGVVWKMDISNLDSLDVQEGVARGVYQPIEINVQTPNGELVCRCYKMNKCIYGLTSPQYKQVMCMGAKQNNLPLEYQKMLEELKTNNYSGHIAIMDKLKEAMQKVQDDG, encoded by the exons ATGGAGCGGACGAGCACGGCAGGACTACAGCCCGGACTGGGCACCTTCTACTACTTCGCCTATGGCAGTAACCTGCTGAGGGAGCGGATTCTTCTGGACAACCCGTCTGCCTCCTTCCACTCGGTGGCCATGCTGAAG GACTTCAAGCTTGCATTTGGTAACCACAAAGGCAACCTGAACTCCCGATGGCATGGAGGAGCGGCTACAGTAGTTGAAAGTGAGGGTGACAAGGTTTGGGGAGTTGTATGGAAAATGGATATTTCCAACCTGGATTCCCTGGACGT CCAAGAGGGAGTGGCTCGTGGCGTTTATCAACCGATAGAGATCAATGTTCAGACACCAAATGGAGAGCTTGTCTGCCGGTGCTATAAAATGAATAAATGTATTTATGGACTGACATCTCCTCAATACAAGCAG GTCATGTGTATGGGAGCAAAGCAGAACAATTTACCATTGGAATATCAGAAAATGTTGGAAGAACTAAAAACCAATAACTATTCTGGGCATATTGCAATAATGGACAAATTAAAAGAAGCAATGCAGAAAGTGCAAGATGATGGATGA